One part of the Phycisphaerae bacterium genome encodes these proteins:
- a CDS encoding glycoside hydrolase family 65 protein: MGDYDTWQVVNTSPDPHTLGQWNSVCTISNGYLGLKGNLAEQRDGYEPVTLINGVFDELDMFGQLRCTAEDRRYLDPRYFDTAGKSPAVANLPSPLFVQVFVGEREISLGRGAVSNFAQALDLATGVYRYSFEHRDGDGRTTRIEMERFASLKHAHRVFMRYAITPLDHEAPIRVHSGIQGRVRSNTTGERQFSVTELWAWPPERCRLTAHTPAREHDVRLGVLHTLRGGAADETAGVAEHDAVYTRFIYRQPARGRTITLDRHVVLVCSEDLRHGVVADLEAELDAAAAQGYDAALEEQRAAWRGLWERCDVQIEGDNPAQLGLRFCLYHLLAAAPRFTDRLSVPVKLLTGEYYQGTTFYDTDVYILPFYTFTLPELARTCLNYRYEGLRAGREIAQQLGVEGAKLAWQAGPRGEECLGRWWRFTHTNIHINADVAYALQQYYWATGDLRFMAERGIDLLVETARFFATRARHDAARDHYDLHDVAGPDEGHCESTNNFYTNYLARLNLRFAADMLAELAAWDPSAHAAAVRRVALRPGEPEKWRQVAARLTLLQDAKTGVYEQYAGFFQLPPAPPELLEQRRVWFVTVAPYQALNQPDVLMAMALLPDNFDADTLRANWEYYRDKSLNFSSMSFVINALNAVDVGEPAAAYKHFIITTGMDLDEALTGRRDTYAGLHGTAAGGAWLAAVRGFGGVRLSHDELRIDPHLPPQWRSLRFNLVLRGTVVRVAIDPHEVALTAEAGRRLDVPILVGGRTVALRAGETVAVRYAE, translated from the coding sequence ATGGGCGATTACGACACCTGGCAGGTCGTGAACACAAGTCCCGACCCCCACACGCTCGGGCAGTGGAACAGCGTGTGCACGATCTCCAACGGCTACCTCGGGCTCAAGGGCAATCTCGCCGAGCAGCGCGACGGCTACGAGCCGGTCACGCTGATCAACGGCGTGTTCGATGAGCTCGACATGTTCGGCCAGTTGCGCTGCACGGCGGAGGACCGGCGTTATCTCGACCCGCGCTACTTCGACACCGCCGGCAAGAGCCCTGCCGTCGCCAACCTGCCGAGTCCGCTGTTCGTGCAGGTCTTCGTCGGCGAGCGTGAAATCTCCCTTGGCCGCGGCGCCGTCAGCAATTTCGCCCAGGCGCTCGATCTCGCGACCGGCGTGTATCGCTACAGCTTCGAGCATCGCGACGGCGACGGCCGCACGACGCGGATCGAGATGGAGCGCTTCGCGTCGCTGAAGCACGCCCACCGCGTCTTCATGCGCTACGCCATCACGCCGCTGGATCACGAGGCCCCCATCCGCGTGCACTCCGGCATCCAGGGGCGCGTCCGCTCGAACACGACCGGCGAGCGGCAATTCTCGGTGACGGAGCTGTGGGCGTGGCCTCCGGAGCGTTGCCGGCTGACCGCGCACACGCCCGCGCGCGAGCATGATGTACGGCTGGGCGTGCTGCACACGCTGCGCGGCGGCGCGGCGGACGAAACCGCCGGCGTTGCGGAACACGATGCGGTGTACACGCGCTTCATATATCGCCAGCCCGCGCGGGGCAGGACCATCACGCTCGATCGACACGTGGTGCTGGTGTGCTCCGAAGATCTGCGGCACGGGGTGGTCGCGGACTTGGAGGCGGAGCTGGACGCGGCGGCGGCGCAGGGTTACGACGCCGCGCTGGAAGAGCAACGCGCGGCGTGGCGCGGCTTGTGGGAGCGCTGCGACGTGCAGATCGAGGGGGATAACCCGGCCCAGCTCGGCCTGCGCTTCTGCCTGTACCACCTGCTGGCGGCGGCGCCGCGCTTCACCGACCGGCTCTCGGTGCCGGTGAAGCTGTTGACCGGCGAGTACTACCAGGGCACGACGTTCTACGACACGGACGTCTACATTCTGCCGTTCTACACGTTCACGCTGCCGGAGCTGGCCCGGACGTGCCTGAACTATCGCTACGAGGGGCTGCGCGCCGGGCGCGAAATCGCTCAGCAACTCGGTGTCGAAGGCGCGAAGCTGGCGTGGCAGGCCGGGCCGCGCGGCGAGGAATGCCTCGGCCGCTGGTGGCGCTTCACGCACACGAACATCCACATCAACGCCGACGTGGCGTACGCGCTGCAGCAGTACTATTGGGCCACCGGCGATCTGCGTTTCATGGCCGAGCGCGGCATCGACCTGCTGGTCGAGACGGCCCGGTTCTTCGCGACGCGGGCCCGCCACGACGCCGCGCGCGACCACTACGACCTCCACGACGTCGCCGGACCGGACGAGGGACATTGCGAGAGCACCAACAACTTCTATACGAATTACCTCGCGCGGCTCAACCTGCGGTTCGCGGCGGACATGCTCGCGGAGCTGGCAGCATGGGACCCCTCCGCCCACGCCGCCGCCGTCCGCCGGGTCGCGCTGCGCCCCGGCGAGCCGGAGAAATGGCGACAGGTGGCCGCGCGGCTGACATTATTGCAGGACGCGAAGACCGGCGTGTATGAGCAGTATGCGGGGTTCTTCCAGCTCCCGCCGGCGCCGCCGGAGCTGCTCGAGCAGCGGCGCGTGTGGTTCGTGACGGTGGCGCCGTACCAGGCGCTGAATCAGCCGGACGTGCTGATGGCCATGGCGCTGTTGCCGGACAATTTCGACGCGGACACACTGCGCGCGAACTGGGAGTACTACCGCGACAAGAGCCTGAACTTCTCGTCGATGAGCTTCGTGATCAACGCGCTGAACGCGGTGGACGTCGGCGAGCCCGCCGCGGCGTACAAGCACTTCATCATTACAACCGGCATGGACCTGGATGAAGCGCTCACGGGGCGGCGCGACACGTACGCGGGCCTGCACGGCACCGCGGCGGGCGGGGCGTGGCTGGCGGCGGTGCGCGGGTTTGGCGGCGTGCGGCTGAGCCACGACGAGCTGCGCATCGATCCACACCTGCCGCCGCAGTGGCGTTCGCTGCGCTTCAACCTGGTGCTGCGCGGGACGGTGGTGCGCGTCGCGATCGATCCGCACGAGGTGGCGCTGACGGCCGAGGCCGGGCGGCGGCTGGACGTGCCCATCCTCGTCGGCGGAAGGACGGTGGCGCTGCGTGCCGGTGAGACCGTGGCGGTGCGGTACGCGGAGTGA
- the thiE gene encoding thiamine phosphate synthase yields the protein MEADILRIVDVNVNRLREALRVIEDYARFALDDGDAAGAVKHCRHELQSMVQALGADGLLAARDIVGDVGRDLKTPGELRRDSTEDVVRAAFGRVSEAARVLGEYGKIVSEPAAAAAEALRYRAYELEQRVVLRGALRRRFRGVRLYVLLTEALCRGPWLATAEAAIRGGAGCLQLREKELPDGELLRRARALRELTTTHGVLLAINDRPDIARLARADAVHVGQDDLTVREVRHIAGGGILVGKSTHTLEQFEAARAEDPDYLAVGPMFQSGTKPQKHIAGPEMLRAARARTDLPLVAIGGITARNVAEIRAAGATCIAACAAVIGADDVEAAARALCGNLAGGSVR from the coding sequence ATGGAAGCGGATATTCTCAGAATCGTGGACGTGAATGTGAACCGGCTGCGCGAGGCGCTGCGGGTGATCGAGGATTATGCGCGGTTTGCGCTGGACGACGGCGACGCCGCCGGGGCGGTGAAACACTGTCGACATGAGCTGCAGTCGATGGTCCAGGCGCTCGGCGCGGACGGGCTGCTGGCGGCGCGCGACATCGTTGGCGACGTAGGACGCGACTTGAAGACGCCCGGTGAGCTGCGCCGCGACTCGACCGAGGACGTGGTGCGGGCCGCATTCGGGCGCGTGAGCGAGGCGGCCCGCGTGCTGGGGGAGTACGGCAAGATCGTGTCGGAGCCGGCCGCCGCGGCCGCCGAGGCCCTCCGCTATCGCGCCTACGAGCTGGAGCAACGCGTGGTGCTGCGCGGCGCGCTCCGCCGGCGGTTTCGTGGCGTGCGGCTGTACGTGCTGTTGACCGAGGCGCTGTGCCGCGGACCGTGGCTGGCGACGGCGGAGGCGGCGATCCGCGGCGGCGCGGGTTGCCTGCAACTGCGCGAGAAGGAATTGCCGGACGGCGAATTACTCCGGCGGGCACGGGCGCTGCGCGAGCTGACGACGACGCACGGCGTGCTGCTGGCGATCAACGACCGGCCGGACATCGCCCGGCTGGCCCGCGCGGACGCCGTCCATGTCGGGCAGGATGACCTGACGGTGCGCGAGGTGCGGCACATTGCCGGCGGCGGGATCCTGGTCGGCAAGAGCACGCACACACTGGAGCAGTTCGAGGCCGCCCGGGCCGAGGACCCGGACTACTTGGCGGTCGGGCCGATGTTCCAGAGCGGCACGAAGCCACAGAAGCACATCGCCGGCCCGGAGATGCTGCGCGCAGCGCGGGCCCGCACCGATTTGCCGCTGGTGGCGATTGGCGGCATTACGGCGCGCAACGTCGCGGAGATTCGGGCCGCCGGCGCTACGTGCATCGCGGCTTGCGCGGCTGTAATCGGCGCGGATGATGTCGAGGCCGCGGCGCGGGCCTTGTGCGGCAACTTGGCCGGCGGGAGCGTGCGATGA
- a CDS encoding ribonuclease H-like domain-containing protein — protein sequence MSRQRLDDLKAGGVPGARPAASPVRPTARALAEVVGGQESRCDKLVYWSLETPFDDVCAQHEVRPRSLLRPLHYNVGGGHPAVVDARRTMILDIETGGFSGAPVFLIGLALLDDRPLRVRQFLARDYPEEEAILRALARLTTERDTWVTFNGKSFDEPFLRDRATIHRVRLTPPRLHVDLLHAARRVWRGQVPNCRLGTLEEHILHRPRVGDVPSSDVPDLFHHFIRTGNAAPLRPVLVHNQIDLVSATELLLRLVTANA from the coding sequence ATGAGCCGGCAGCGACTCGACGACCTCAAGGCCGGTGGTGTTCCGGGGGCGCGGCCGGCGGCTTCACCGGTGCGGCCGACCGCGCGGGCACTGGCGGAGGTCGTCGGCGGACAGGAATCGCGCTGCGACAAGCTGGTCTACTGGTCGCTGGAGACGCCGTTCGATGATGTCTGCGCGCAGCATGAGGTCCGTCCGCGAAGCCTGCTGCGGCCGCTGCACTACAACGTCGGCGGTGGACATCCGGCCGTGGTGGACGCCCGACGGACAATGATTCTGGACATCGAGACCGGCGGGTTCAGCGGAGCGCCGGTGTTCCTGATCGGCCTCGCCTTGCTGGACGACCGGCCGTTGCGCGTGCGGCAATTCCTGGCCCGCGACTACCCGGAAGAAGAGGCCATCCTCCGCGCGCTGGCCCGGCTGACCACCGAGCGCGACACGTGGGTCACGTTCAACGGCAAGAGCTTCGACGAGCCGTTCCTACGCGACCGCGCGACGATCCACCGCGTCCGACTGACGCCGCCGCGCCTGCACGTGGATTTGCTGCACGCCGCCCGGCGAGTGTGGCGGGGCCAGGTGCCAAACTGCCGGCTGGGGACGCTCGAAGAGCACATCCTGCACCGCCCGCGGGTCGGGGACGTGCCCAGCAGCGACGTGCCGGACCTGTTCCACCACTTCATCCGCACGGGCAACGCCGCCCCCCTGCGGCCCGTGCTCGTCCATAACCAGATCGACCTGGTGTCGGCGACGGAGCTGCTGCTGCGACTGGTGACCGCGAACGCGTAG
- a CDS encoding M20/M25/M40 family metallo-hydrolase, which produces MRNRTASVVAGLIAICGAWSLVAQEPASRPASPFAAEAYLEHIKYLASDDLEGRQPGTEGIELAAEYIARHFAEAGLEPAGDDGTYFQTFEVKRGKKLVDGAAVLKVDGIDRQWQFRKDWIALPFSDTDEVEGPLAFAGYGISASAYEYDDYKDFDATDKVLLIFRYEPRAQDPEAAFGGKTPSRYAEFARKARVAYKEGAKALLIVNPPQHEPSDDTLFVFDEDLSNRTCALPMVHVSRELAQALLDKAGLGTLAELQAKLERERKPLSADMNLHITLKPGIRPNKLAARNVVGRLKGTGDTTDTIVIGAHYDHLGNVPSRMGGADEPQIHNGADDNASGTAGVLEMARVLAKEPKLRRDVIFVAFSAEEMGLLGSAHFVDHPPTDLKNIRAMVNFDMIGRLGTNKLTVYGVPSGSGLADLVNPAVAQAGLECSPAQGGMFGASDHATFYAHDIPVLFAFTGVHKQYHTPDDDWELIDAEGATKVLTAFHQIVRAVADLETGPEFAKVVPQAEPEPPIKPEVEHEKEAQDKDTHDEPGAHRHHGPPGPGGDAERPTRPPVRLGIMPDFTGGDKPGVGVTSVLDGGPAKAAGMQDGDRIVKIGGEPVKDIYGYMDALREFKPGATIEIVVVRKDEELTLKVTLQDAPKPRGAQ; this is translated from the coding sequence ATGCGCAACCGCACCGCCTCAGTCGTCGCTGGTCTGATCGCCATCTGTGGGGCGTGGTCGCTCGTCGCCCAGGAGCCGGCCAGCCGGCCCGCGTCGCCCTTTGCGGCCGAGGCGTACCTGGAACACATCAAGTATCTCGCCAGCGACGATCTGGAGGGACGTCAGCCGGGCACCGAGGGCATCGAGCTCGCCGCCGAGTACATCGCCCGCCATTTCGCCGAGGCCGGTCTCGAGCCCGCGGGCGATGACGGCACGTACTTCCAGACGTTTGAAGTGAAGCGCGGCAAGAAGCTGGTGGACGGCGCGGCGGTGCTGAAGGTGGACGGAATCGACCGGCAGTGGCAGTTTCGCAAGGACTGGATCGCGTTGCCATTCTCCGACACTGACGAGGTGGAGGGACCGCTGGCGTTTGCGGGATATGGAATCTCCGCTTCGGCCTACGAGTATGATGACTACAAGGACTTTGACGCGACCGACAAGGTCCTGCTGATCTTCCGTTACGAGCCGCGCGCGCAAGACCCGGAGGCTGCGTTCGGCGGCAAGACCCCCTCGCGCTACGCCGAGTTCGCACGAAAAGCCCGGGTCGCATACAAGGAAGGCGCCAAGGCGCTGTTGATCGTGAACCCGCCACAGCACGAGCCGTCGGACGACACGCTGTTCGTCTTTGACGAGGATCTGAGCAACCGGACGTGCGCTCTGCCCATGGTCCACGTATCGCGCGAACTCGCCCAGGCCCTGCTCGACAAGGCCGGGCTCGGTACCCTCGCGGAGTTGCAGGCCAAACTGGAACGGGAGCGCAAGCCGCTCTCTGCCGACATGAACCTGCACATCACGCTCAAGCCCGGCATCCGGCCGAACAAGCTCGCCGCGCGCAACGTGGTCGGCCGCCTGAAGGGCACCGGCGACACCACGGACACGATCGTCATTGGCGCGCATTACGACCACTTGGGCAACGTGCCGAGCCGCATGGGCGGAGCTGACGAGCCGCAGATCCACAACGGGGCCGACGACAACGCGTCCGGGACGGCCGGCGTGCTGGAGATGGCCCGCGTGCTGGCCAAGGAGCCCAAGCTGCGCCGCGACGTGATCTTCGTCGCGTTCAGTGCCGAAGAGATGGGCCTGCTCGGCAGCGCCCACTTCGTGGACCACCCGCCGACCGACCTGAAGAACATCCGCGCCATGGTGAATTTCGACATGATCGGCCGCCTCGGGACGAACAAGCTCACCGTCTACGGCGTGCCCAGTGGCAGCGGTCTGGCCGACTTGGTCAATCCCGCGGTCGCGCAGGCCGGCCTCGAGTGCAGCCCCGCGCAGGGCGGCATGTTCGGCGCCAGCGATCACGCGACGTTCTACGCCCATGACATCCCGGTGCTGTTCGCCTTCACCGGCGTCCACAAGCAGTATCACACGCCGGACGACGATTGGGAGCTCATCGACGCGGAGGGGGCGACGAAGGTGCTGACGGCGTTCCACCAGATCGTGCGGGCCGTGGCCGACCTGGAGACCGGACCGGAGTTCGCGAAGGTCGTACCGCAGGCCGAGCCGGAGCCGCCGATCAAGCCCGAAGTCGAGCATGAGAAGGAAGCCCAGGACAAGGACACCCACGACGAGCCCGGCGCGCACCGTCACCACGGCCCGCCGGGTCCGGGCGGTGACGCCGAGCGTCCCACGCGCCCACCGGTGCGCCTCGGCATCATGCCGGACTTCACCGGTGGCGATAAACCGGGTGTGGGTGTCACATCGGTGCTGGATGGCGGCCCCGCGAAGGCGGCGGGCATGCAGGATGGCGACCGCATCGTGAAGATCGGCGGTGAGCCCGTCAAGGACATCTATGGCTACATGGACGCTCTGCGCGAGTTCAAGCCGGGCGCGACCATCGAGATCGTCGTAGTCCGCAAGGACGAGGAACTCACGCTGAAGGTCACGCTGCAGGACGCACCCAAACCGCGCGGCGCGCAATAG
- a CDS encoding CTP synthase, giving the protein MEGDRLLESIRDQSGDTEFYLPMPAGYKPGSTKFVIVFGTVMSGLGKGIFSSSLARCLQDKGLAVAPIKLEGYLNIDSGTLNPFRHGEVFVLDDGTECDMDLGTYERALDQNLSRLNFATNGQIFRRVLERERTGAYLGRDVQMIPHVTGEVKNRLRELALATKADVVFVEIGGTVGDVENAHYIEAVRQLAFEEGQRSVCFVALTYVLEPVILGEQKSKAAQLGVRRLLECGVQPHIIACRAHTPVTRKVREKIALFSNVPPERVFSMHDCESVYLIPELLRGAGYDKAVMDWLELKPRVDEETERAAREAWSRYLGNLRTASREVTIGITGKYTAVRDAYASILKALEHAGTHLGCKVQTRWVDTSELTDATVPEALQDLHGIIVPGAFGTRGADGKIACLKHARLSKLPCLGICYGFQMAVIDFARNVCGMEDANSTEIDTECRYPVINLLPEQKEIEGLGGTMRLGGHDIVVRPGTLAARMFGPRTRLRFRHRYEVDPRYIAQLEAAGMIFSGKSPRAEIMNILELRSDLHPYFVGTQAHPELTSRPLSPQPFFLGLVDAALRRAYPDYEVPLRYPAELEATADSEPTPAPAREHRVEQV; this is encoded by the coding sequence ATGGAAGGCGATCGACTGCTGGAATCGATTCGCGACCAGTCCGGTGACACGGAGTTCTACCTGCCCATGCCCGCCGGCTACAAGCCGGGGTCGACGAAGTTCGTCATCGTCTTCGGGACGGTGATGAGCGGGCTCGGCAAGGGCATCTTCAGCTCGTCGCTCGCCCGTTGCCTCCAGGACAAGGGCCTCGCTGTCGCGCCGATCAAGCTCGAAGGCTACCTCAACATCGATTCCGGCACGCTGAACCCGTTCCGTCACGGCGAGGTGTTCGTCCTCGACGACGGCACCGAGTGCGACATGGACCTCGGCACCTACGAACGGGCCCTCGACCAGAACCTCAGCCGCCTCAACTTCGCCACCAACGGCCAGATCTTCCGCCGGGTCCTCGAACGCGAGCGGACCGGCGCCTACCTCGGCCGCGACGTGCAGATGATCCCGCACGTGACCGGCGAGGTGAAAAACCGCCTCCGCGAACTGGCCCTGGCTACCAAGGCGGACGTGGTTTTCGTGGAGATCGGCGGAACGGTCGGCGACGTCGAGAATGCCCACTACATTGAGGCCGTCCGGCAGCTCGCCTTCGAGGAGGGCCAGCGCAGTGTGTGCTTCGTTGCCCTGACGTACGTCCTCGAGCCGGTGATTCTCGGCGAGCAGAAGAGCAAGGCCGCCCAGCTTGGCGTCCGCCGGCTGCTGGAATGCGGCGTGCAGCCCCACATCATCGCGTGCCGGGCCCACACGCCCGTGACGCGCAAGGTGCGCGAGAAGATCGCGCTCTTCTCAAACGTTCCGCCGGAGCGGGTCTTCAGCATGCACGACTGTGAAAGCGTGTACCTGATTCCCGAACTGCTGCGGGGCGCGGGCTATGACAAGGCGGTCATGGACTGGCTCGAGCTGAAGCCGCGTGTGGACGAGGAGACGGAGCGGGCGGCCCGCGAGGCGTGGTCCCGCTACCTCGGCAACCTGCGCACCGCGTCGCGCGAGGTCACCATCGGCATCACCGGCAAGTACACGGCCGTTCGCGACGCTTACGCCAGCATCCTCAAGGCGCTGGAGCACGCCGGCACGCACCTGGGCTGCAAGGTGCAGACGCGCTGGGTTGATACGTCGGAGCTCACGGACGCGACGGTGCCCGAGGCCCTGCAGGACCTGCACGGCATCATCGTGCCCGGCGCGTTCGGCACGCGTGGCGCCGACGGCAAGATCGCCTGCCTGAAGCACGCCCGTCTCTCCAAGCTGCCGTGCCTGGGGATCTGCTACGGCTTCCAGATGGCGGTGATCGACTTCGCCCGCAACGTCTGCGGGATGGAGGACGCGAACTCGACCGAGATCGACACGGAGTGCCGCTACCCGGTGATCAACCTCCTGCCGGAGCAGAAGGAGATCGAGGGCCTCGGCGGTACCATGCGGCTGGGCGGGCATGACATCGTCGTCCGGCCGGGGACGCTCGCGGCCCGCATGTTTGGCCCGCGCACCCGCCTGCGGTTCCGCCATCGCTACGAGGTCGATCCCCGCTACATCGCGCAGCTCGAAGCGGCGGGGATGATCTTCTCCGGCAAGTCGCCGCGGGCCGAGATCATGAACATCCTGGAGCTCCGGTCCGATCTGCACCCCTATTTCGTCGGCACGCAGGCCCACCCCGAGCTGACCAGCCGGCCGCTGTCGCCGCAGCCGTTCTTCCTGGGCCTGGTCGATGCCGCCCTCCGGCGCGCCTACCCCGATTACGAAGTGCCGCTCCGCTATCCCGCCGAGCTCGAAGCGACGGCGGATTCGGAGCCCACACCCGCCCCGGCCCGCGAGCACCGCGTCGAGCAGGTCTGA